TGTGGTAGATAAAAAACAAGCTGAAGGCTAGTTAAGCGAAAATTGAAAGGTGAAAGTTGCAAATAATTTGAGCCCGATATTAAAAAATAAATAAAAGCAGTTTAGTCTTAAAGTTGTCGTGCTAGCTGCTAAAATAAAAATGGAGAAGATAATATGACAAAAGATGACATTATTGAAGCAATCGCTAAAATGACGGTGTTAGAAGCTAGCGAGTTAGTAAAAGCTATGGAAGAAAAATTTGGTGTTAGTGCCGCTGCCCCTGTAATGATGGCCGGTGCCGGAGCCGCTGTTGCAGTGGAAGAAAAAACCGAATTTGATGTTATTCTTAAAGATTTTGGTGCTAAAAAGATTGATGTTATTAAAGCTGTGCGTGAAATAACCGGGCTTGGTTTAGGCGAAGCTAAGGCTTTAGTTGAAGAAGGTGGGCGTGCCGTAAAAGAAGGCGTTAGCAAGGAAGAAGCCGAAAAGGTTAAGGAAAAACTTACTGCTGCCGGTGCAACTGTCGAATTAAAATAATTTTAAGATGGGAAAGGGTTTATCTTTTTAAACTACGTAGTGTGAAAACTCTTTTCTATTTTTTACCGGCACCCTGTTAGGTGCCGTGTAGTCTTTATAAACGAGCTTATCTATCGATGTGAAATAGACGATGCAAGGAGGGGGGCCTTTAATGTTTGTTCGCGAAAAAACTAAACCTCGTGTTGCTGTGGGGCAGCAGTATGAGGAGGTTGTTGAGTTTCCCAATTTAATAGAAATTCAATTAGCAAGTTACGAACGCTTTTTACAATTAAATGCTATACAAAATGGTGAAGAGCTACGCAGGCAAGGCTTACAAGAAGTCTTTAAAAGTACCTTTCCTATCGAAAGTCCCAACGGCGATTTTTTACTGGAGTTCCATCATTATCATATCGAGCTTGATGGTATTCGCCCTGAAGCCGAGTGTAAACAAAAAAGTTTAACTTACGAGGCTCCTTTAAAAGCGCGTATCAGCTTAGTTTTTGCCAACAGCGGTGAAATTAGGCAAAAAGATATTTATATGGGTGATATACCTTTAATGACCGAGCGCGGCACCTTTATTATCAATGGGGCCGAGCGTGTAGTGGTTAGCCAAATTCATCGTTCGCCCGGTGTTATTTTTAGCTTTGAAAAAGGGGTTTATTCTAGCCGCATTATTCCTTATAGGGGCAGTTGGTTGGAGTTTGAAATTGACCAAAAGAAAGATTTAATCTATGTAAAAATAGATAGAA
The window above is part of the Spirochaetaceae bacterium genome. Proteins encoded here:
- the rplL gene encoding 50S ribosomal protein L7/L12; this encodes MTKDDIIEAIAKMTVLEASELVKAMEEKFGVSAAAPVMMAGAGAAVAVEEKTEFDVILKDFGAKKIDVIKAVREITGLGLGEAKALVEEGGRAVKEGVSKEEAEKVKEKLTAAGATVELK